The Trinickia caryophylli genomic sequence TGCCTGACGCCGCCTCGGCCCACACGCCGCACCAGCTCATGCAAGACCCACCCGCGCGGCCGCGCCGGCTCGTGGTCGCGATCACCGGAGCAACCGGTGCGATCTACGGCGTGCGGCTGCTGGAGACGCTCAGGCGCGTCGGCGGCGTGCAAACGCATCTGCTGATTTCGAGCGCTGGCTGGCTCAATGTCCAGCACGAGCTGCAACTGACGAAAGACGAGATTCACCCGCTCGCCGATGTGGTGCACTCGGTTCGTGACGTCGGCGCGAGCATCGCCTCGGGCTCGTTCGTGACCGACGGCATGATCGTCGCGCCGTGTTCGATGAAAACGCTTGCGAGCATTGCGCACGGTTTTGCCGACAATCTCATCGCGCGCGCGGCCGACGTCACGCTCAAGGAACGGCGCCGCCTCGTGCTGCTCGTGCGCGAAACGCCGTTCAACCTCGCGCATCTGCGCAACATGACGGCCGTCACAGAGATGGGCGGCATCGTCTTCCCACCGCTGCCGGCGTTCTACCATCGCCCCGCCTCGATCGACGAACTCGTCGACGACACCGTAGCCCGCGTGCTCGATCTTTTTTCGCTCGGTCCCGCGCTGGCGCCGTCGTGGCCCGGGTTGCGCGGCCCGGACGCCTGACCCCCCTCACCCACCGCCCGGGCGCATACTCGCGGCAAACGTAAAAAAACCCGCCCCGGATTGCAGAGAATCCGCCCGGGCGGGCTTTGGGTCGCTGCGGGCCAGCGTGCTTGCCAGCTGGCCCGAAGGGAATGGAAACGGTGAAGCGCTGGCTTAGACGCCGACTCCCTCGAGGATGTCGTGTTCGGGCTCGCGCTCGTCGAGGTAACGCGTGCGATAGCCGGTGTTGACACCCCAGTAGTAGAAGATCAGCGAAACGGCGGCCACGATGCCCATGTCCCAGCCGTACGGCAGAACGCCCATGCCCCCGAACTGCTTGCTGCCGATCAGCGACAGCACGGCCATCGTCGGCAGATAGGCAACGAGCCACCATGCCGCCTTCAGGTCGCGGCCCCAGCCGCTCCAGCCCGATTTGCCCTGAAAGTAGAAGTAGACGGGCAGCGCGACGACCATCAGCAGGATGATCTCGCCCGTGAGCGGCCACTTCGCCCAATAAAGCACCATCGATGCGCAGACGAACGCGAACGGCGCGATCACCCCCATCAACGGCAGGCGCAGCGGGCGCTCGATGTCGGTCGCCGCGCGGCGCAGCGCCATGAGGCTGATCGGGCCGGTCAGATACGAGATGACGGTCGCGACCGAGATCACGGCAGCCAGCGAGCCCCATCCGCGGAAGAAGAAAAGGAAGACGAACGACACAAGCAGGTTGAACCACATCGCGTTACGCGGCACGCCATAGAACGGGTGCACGTTGCCGAACATCTTCGGCATCGTGTTGTTGCGCTCCATCGCGTAGATCATGCGCGTCGTGGTGGCCATATAGGTCGTACCGGTTCCGCTCGGGCTCACGAACGCATCGACGTAGAGCATGATCGCAAGCCAGTTCAGATTCAGCGCAATGGCCAGCTCGGCGAACGGTGAGGCGAAATCGAAGTGGCTCCAGCCGCGCGCGACATCGGCGGGGTTCACCGCGCCGATATAGGCGATTTGCAGGAGCACGTAGATCACGAGCGCCACCAGGATCGAGCCGATCACGGCGAAAGGCACGCTGCGCGCGGGATTGCGCGCTTCACCGGCAAGGTTCACCGGGCTTTGGAAGCCGTTGAAGCTGAATACGATGCCGCTCGTGGCGACGGCCGTGAACACCGCCGACCAGCCATAAGGCGCGAACTCGCCCGTCTTGCCGAGGTTCTCGGAATGAAAGCCGGAGAACAAGCCGATGATCGTCAGTGCCGGAATCAGGAACTTGAAGACAGTAATCGCCGTATTGGCGCGCGCGAAGACCTTCACGCCCCAGTAATTGAGCATGAAGTAGATGATCACGAGCACAGCCGATAGACCGACGCCCGTTGGTGTCAATGAGTCTCCCACGTAAAGCGCGTGCGCCCAGGCATAGGGCCAGGTGCTCATGTACTGGATCGATGCTTCGGCCTCGATCGGGATCACCGATACGATGGCGATCCAGTTCGCCCACGCGCTGATGAAGCCCACGAGCGCGCCGTGCGAATAGCGGGCATAGCGCACCATGCCGCCCGACTCCGGGAACATGGCGCCGAGCTCGGCGTAGGTGAGTGCGATGGCGAGAATGACGACAGCACCGATGATCCAGGCGCAGATTGCCGCAGGGCCCGCGATTTTGGCTGCTTTCCATGCGCCGAAGAGCCAGCCCGACCCAATGATGGAGCCAAGCCCGGTCAACATCAGCGCAAATGGCCCGATGTTCCGTTGAATAGAACTTTTCACAACCTCTCCTTAGGGATTTGGAACCGCGCGAGGGCACTTGCCAACCTCTTATGGGGGCTCGCAACCGGCGCCGCGCCGCGGCATAAACCACCGCAACCGGGCGCAACCCTGCCACGCGGCGCGTAGTTTACCGGTTGCGCCCCATGACGGGGCACAAATCCGTTCTGGCACTCTCAAAAATCCGCTAATTCCGTAGGACGAGGCGAAAGGGTTGAAAGCAATGCGCAGACCTGAATGGGGGATATCCCTGCTGCAACGCGGAATTTGTTGACCCCGCAGCGTTTTAGCCGTATAAGGAGCAGGCAGGATTTCAAGCGGCGAGTGTCAATTGGTCTTTTCGTGGTTCGCCCCTCAGGTACACCGGTTGGTCCCATTACCCTTCCTTGATTTTCCGCACCCCTGGCTTCGGCCTCGTTTCACTTTCTTTAGGAACACGTAATATGGAAACCGGTACCGTCAAGTGGTTCAACGACGCGAAGGGCTTTGGCTTCATCACGCCCGACGGCGGCGGCGAGGATCTCTTCGCCCACTTCTCGGAAGTCAAAGTAGACGGCTTCAAGACCCTTCAGGAAAACCAGAAGGTGTCGTTCGAAGTGCGCACCGGCCCGAAGGGCAAGCAAGCGGCTAACATCAAGCCGATCTGAGCCGTGCCGGTTACGACCGGACCTCAGTAGAAAACCCCGCCTCGCGCGGGGTTTTTCATTTTCTGGCGCGGCGCGGCCCAAGGGCCGGTACGGCTCGCATGGCCCCTCTCAGGCGAACACCCGCTGCGCGTGAATGCCGAGGCCCGTGGCCACGCTCGCGAGCCGATCGCCGAACACCGCTCGCGCCGTGGGAAACGCACCCGCCAATTCGCGCGTGAGAAACGCCAGCCCCGTCGAACCGCCGGTGAAGTAGAGCGCGTCGAGTTCGCGCGGGGCGACGCCGGCGAGCCGCAGCGTCTCTCGCGCGGCATCGACGATCTGTCGTGTCTCTTCCTGCCCGGCCTCGATCAGTTGTGCATCGTCGAAGGGCAGCCGCAAGTCGGTTTCGACATCGTTCAGGTCGATGGATGTCTGCCCGCCCGCCGCCACGCCGATCTTCGCTTCTTCGGCCAGCGCCGCCAGCGCATGGCCGAGCCGCTGCTCGACCACGCGCATGAGACGATCGTGATGGCGCAGATCCTGGTAAAGATGGCGCATGAGTTTCAGTTCGCCCAGCCGCTTGCCCGTGTAGACGGTATTGATCAGGTGCCAGGTGGACAGATCGAAATAGATGCGGCTCGGTACCTCGCGGCCTTCGGGGTCGAGCGTTTTGAAGCCGAGCTCGCGCATGATCGTCGCGAGTTCGACACGACGGTCGAAGTCGGTGCCCGCCACATGCACGCCGTGATGCGCGAGCACGTCGTCCTTGCGTTCGATGCGCGTCATGCGCTCCGGCCCCACGCGCACGAGCGAAAAGTCGGACGTGCCGCCGCCAATATCGGCCACGAGCACGAGCGCCTCGGCCGCCAGCCGCGACTCGTAGTCGAATGCGGCCGCGATCGGTTCGTACTGGAAATGCAGCTCGCGCAACCCCGCCTGTCGGGCGGCGGCCTCCAATTGCTGCTGCGCGAGACGATCGGCCTGCGGGTCGTCGTCGACGAAGAACACGGGCCGGCCGAGCACCGCGCGCTCGATCGGCGCCTTCGCGCAAGCCTCGGCCCTCGCCTTCAGGTAGGCAACGAAGGTCGATACCACGTCGGTGTACTTGACGGCGCTGCCATCGCCGAGCTCGGTCATGCCCTCGGCAAGCGGGGAGCCGAGAATACTCTTGAGCGAACGCATGAGTCGGCCGTCGAAGCCGTCGATGTAGGCCGCCAGCGCCGCACGCCCGTACTCGAGCGTATTTTCGTCCGTATTGAAAAAAATGGCGGTCGGCAGTGTCGAATGCTCGCCCTCCACCGGAGCCAGCCGCACCGCGTCGCCCTGCGGCAATGCGACCGCCGAATTCGACGTGCCGAAGTCTATCGCGCAATAGGTCAATGCTTTCATGGCAAACGCTCAACGCGCACGGATCGAGGACGGGCTTTTTATCACGAACGCATGCCGGGCGGCAACCGCCAATGTGGCGAACCGGGAACGCGGCTTGCTCGCGCGGCAAGGTCAGCCCTGCCTGCCGCGGCGGCGCGGCTTGCCTCAGGAGAAACCGCCCGTGATACCGACTGCCGCCCCGCCCGTCTCCGCGACACGGCCCGCCGTGCTCGAAACCGACCTGCCGTCGCGGCTCGACCGCCTGCCGTGGGGGCGCTTCCATACGCTGATCGTGGTCGCTCTCGGCGTGACCTGGCTTCTCGACGGGCTCGAGGTCACGCTCGCCGGCGCCGTCGCCGGTGCTTTACGAGCAAGCCCCGTGCTGCACTTCTCGAATGCCGACATCGGGCTCGCGAGCAGTGCCTATATCGCGGGCGCGGTGCTCGGTGCGCTCGGCTTCGGCTGGCTGACCGACCGCCTGGGCCGGCGCCGGCTCTTCTTTCTCACGCTGAGCCTCTATCTCGCCGCCACCGCCGCCACGGCGTTCTCGTGGAATCTCGCGAGCTTCGCCCTCTTTCGCTTTCTGACGGGCGCCGGCATCGGCGGCGAGTACGCGGCCATCAATTCGACGATTCAGGAGTTCACGCCCGCGCGCGTGCGCGGATGGACAGACCTCGGCATCAACGGTACGTTCTGGGTCGGCGCGGCGCTCGGCGCCGGCGGCTCGCTCGTGCTGCTCGACCCGCGCCTTTTTCCCGGTGATCTGGGCTGGCGCGCCTGCTTCTTCATCGGTGCCGCACTTGCATTCGTGATCGTATTCATGCGCATGTGGATACCCGAAAGCCCGCGCTGGCTGCTTACGCACGATCGCGCGCACACGGCCCGCGCGATCGTCGAGGCGATCGAAGCACGCTTTCGCCGCGAAGGCCGCTCGCCGACCGCCGAACCAGTGCGAACGCTGCGGCTCGCTCGGCGCGAGCACACGCCCCTGCGCGAAGTTTTCCACGCGCTCTTCGTGCTGCATCGGCGGCGCTCGCTCGTCGGCCTCGCTCTGATGACCGCGCAAGCGTTTTTCTACAATGCGATCTTCTTCACCTACGCGCTCGTGCTGACCGAGTTCTACGGCGTACCCGGCAACCACGTGGGCTGGTATCTGCTGCCGTTTGCGGCCGGCAACTTTCTGGGCCCGATCGTGCTCGGGCATGCGTTCGATGCGATCGGCCGACGCGTCATGATCGCCTTCACCTACGCCATATCGGGGGTGCTGCTCGCGGGCAGCGGCTACCTGTTCGAGCAGGGCTGGCTCAGCGTCAGCGCGCAGACAGCCGCGTGGATGGTGATTTTCTTCTTCGCTTCGGCAGCGGCGAGTTCGGCCTATCTGACGGTGAGCGAGTCGTTTCCGCTCGAAGTGCGCGCGCTCGCGATCGCCGTGTTCTATGCGTTCGGCACCGCCGCGGGCGGTATCGCCGGGCCGGCGCTCTTCGGCCGGCTCATCGACACGCACTCGCGCAGCGCCGTCTTCGACGGCTATCTCGTTGGCGCGGCGCTGATGCTGATTGCAGCCGCGGTTGCGGCGATCTGGGGCGTCGACGCGGAGCGGCGCCCGCTCGAGCACGTCGCCGCCCCCCTCTCCGCGCTGGCCGACGACGATTGAGGGCTACTCGCGGCGCTCCCCGCGCGCTGACGCCGCGCGACCGATGCCGTCCCGGTGCCGCGGGGTCCGCCGCCGTCCGTGCGTTGCCTCAGGCCGCAGGACTCAGCGCGCGCACGTCGCGCCGGCGCCCGATGCGCAGCACGACGAGCGCCGCGACGAGGCACAGCCCGCCCGAAATCGTCGAAGCCACCGTATAGCTGCCGAGATCGGCGCGCAGCAAGCCGGCGCCGAATGCCGCAAACGCCGCGCCGAGTTGATGGCCAGCCACGATCCAGCCGAAGACGACCGGTGCCGCGTCCTTGCCGAACGCATCGGTGGTGAGGCGCACGGTGGGAGGCACCGTGGCGATCCAGTCGAGCCCGTAGAACATCGCGAAAAGCGGCAGGCCGAAGACCTGGATGCCGAACGCGTGCGGCAGATAGATCAACGACAATCCCCGCATCCCGTAGTACCAGAACAGCAGCACGCGGCTGCTGAAGCGATCGGACAGCCAACCCGAAAGCGTCGTGCCGATCAGATCGAAGATGCCCATCACGGCCAGCAGCGACGCCCCTTGCACCTCGCTCATTCCGTAATCGCCGCACATGGCGATCAGATGCGTGCCGATATAGCCGTTCGTGCTGGCCCCGCAGACGAAGAAGCTGAAAAAAAGCAGCCAGAAATCGCGCGACCGGCTTGCCCGGGCGAGCGTGCCGAATGCGATCGCAAGCGGGTTTTGCATGGCGCCCGCCGGTGCCGGCGGGGTGTCGGGCGCTTCGCCGTAGGGGCGCAGCGATACGTCGGCCGGACGCTCCGGCACGAAAAGCGCCACGAGCGGCAACACGACCGCTGCCGCGGCCGCCACGATCAGCACGACCGGACGCCAGCCATAGTGCTGCGCCACCGACGCGAGCATCGGCAGAAAAACGAGCTGGCCCGTAGCCGAACTCGCGGTCAGCACGCCCATCACAAGCCCGCGGCGCTTGACGAACCACCGGTTCACGACGGTCGCGCCGAGCGTGAGCGCGGCCACGCCCGTCGCGCCGCCCACCATCACGCCCCAGATCAACACCATCTGCCACGGCGCCGTCATCGTCGACGAAAGCGCCACCCCGGCCGCCATCGTCACCAGCGCCGTCAGCACGGTCGGGCGGATCCCGAAGCGCTGCATCGCGGCTGCCGCAAACGGCCCCGTGAGTCCATAGAGCGCGATGTTCACCGAGATCGCCAGCGAGATGGTGGCGCGGCTCCAGCCGAATTCATGCTCGAGCGGCAGCATCATCACGCTCGGCGTCGCGCGCGTGCCCGCGGACGCGAGCAATACGAGAAAAACGATGGCCGCCACGAGCCATCCATAGTGAAACCGCGTACGCACTGCTTTCGCTGCCCAGTTCATCAGGACTCCTCTTCGAGCGCCGCATCTGGCAGCCAGACGCGGGATGGGACGATCGTGGCGTCGGCCATGTTACCGACCTGTCACAAATGGAGTTGCCATCCTAGTGACCGATCGGTAACATGTCAAGCGACATACCGCAGTGGGGTCGCTCGTCGCGACCGGCCTGCGTCACAGTACGAACCGAAAGATGGAACGCAAAGCAATGATGGGACGGACCACGCCGGGCACGGATAACGCGGCTTCGCGAGCGCGCCAGCACACCGCGGGTCCGCAAGCGCAGCAGGCACTGCTGCGCGCGGCGGACGAGCTTTTCTACCGCGAAGGCGTGCGCGCCGTGGGCGTGGACGCGGTCGTGGAGCGAGCGGGCGTGAACAAGATGAGTCTGTACCGGCAGTTTTCGTCGAAGGACGAGCTGGTGGTTGCCTATCTCGAACGCGCGAGCGAGCGCTTTTTCGAGCGCTTCGAAACCAGTCTCGCCAAACACCCGGGAGACCCGGTCCGCCAGATTGCCCAGTATTTCGAAGATCTGAGCGCGCGCGCGTCGGTCGAGGGATATCGAGGCTGCCCGTTCGTCAACGTATCGGCCGAATTCCCCGATGCGCAGCATCCGGCCCGGCAGTGTGTGGCGCGCAACAAGGCCGAGCTGATGTCGCGCCTCATCGCGCTTGCCAATGCCGCAGGCGCCGACGATCCGCTTTATCTCGCCAATGCGTTCGCGCTGATGATCGAAGGGATCTATGCGGCGAGCCAGACGTATGGGGCCGGCTGTGGGCCCATCAAGTCCGCGCCGCGCCTCGCCGCGCAACTGCTCGCGGCCTCGTGCCCGGGCAGCGGCGGCAGCCCGCTTGGCGCGACGCCCGGCGGCGCGGCACACCGCTGATACGGCAAACCCTCGTCACTGCGCGCTCGAAGCAGCAGCCCACTGACGGCGTAGTTCCGGAAACAGTGCGCGCCGCTGACGAAGTAGCGGGCAAACGGGCAAACCGCCAGGGTCGT encodes the following:
- a CDS encoding UbiX family flavin prenyltransferase, with the protein product MQDPPARPRRLVVAITGATGAIYGVRLLETLRRVGGVQTHLLISSAGWLNVQHELQLTKDEIHPLADVVHSVRDVGASIASGSFVTDGMIVAPCSMKTLASIAHGFADNLIARAADVTLKERRRLVLLVRETPFNLAHLRNMTAVTEMGGIVFPPLPAFYHRPASIDELVDDTVARVLDLFSLGPALAPSWPGLRGPDA
- a CDS encoding Hsp70 family protein; protein product: MTYCAIDFGTSNSAVALPQGDAVRLAPVEGEHSTLPTAIFFNTDENTLEYGRAALAAYIDGFDGRLMRSLKSILGSPLAEGMTELGDGSAVKYTDVVSTFVAYLKARAEACAKAPIERAVLGRPVFFVDDDPQADRLAQQQLEAAARQAGLRELHFQYEPIAAAFDYESRLAAEALVLVADIGGGTSDFSLVRVGPERMTRIERKDDVLAHHGVHVAGTDFDRRVELATIMRELGFKTLDPEGREVPSRIYFDLSTWHLINTVYTGKRLGELKLMRHLYQDLRHHDRLMRVVEQRLGHALAALAEEAKIGVAAGGQTSIDLNDVETDLRLPFDDAQLIEAGQEETRQIVDAARETLRLAGVAPRELDALYFTGGSTGLAFLTRELAGAFPTARAVFGDRLASVATGLGIHAQRVFA
- a CDS encoding MFS transporter: MNWAAKAVRTRFHYGWLVAAIVFLVLLASAGTRATPSVMMLPLEHEFGWSRATISLAISVNIALYGLTGPFAAAAMQRFGIRPTVLTALVTMAAGVALSSTMTAPWQMVLIWGVMVGGATGVAALTLGATVVNRWFVKRRGLVMGVLTASSATGQLVFLPMLASVAQHYGWRPVVLIVAAAAAVVLPLVALFVPERPADVSLRPYGEAPDTPPAPAGAMQNPLAIAFGTLARASRSRDFWLLFFSFFVCGASTNGYIGTHLIAMCGDYGMSEVQGASLLAVMGIFDLIGTTLSGWLSDRFSSRVLLFWYYGMRGLSLIYLPHAFGIQVFGLPLFAMFYGLDWIATVPPTVRLTTDAFGKDAAPVVFGWIVAGHQLGAAFAAFGAGLLRADLGSYTVASTISGGLCLVAALVVLRIGRRRDVRALSPAA
- a CDS encoding cold-shock protein, giving the protein METGTVKWFNDAKGFGFITPDGGGEDLFAHFSEVKVDGFKTLQENQKVSFEVRTGPKGKQAANIKPI
- a CDS encoding MFS transporter, which produces MLETDLPSRLDRLPWGRFHTLIVVALGVTWLLDGLEVTLAGAVAGALRASPVLHFSNADIGLASSAYIAGAVLGALGFGWLTDRLGRRRLFFLTLSLYLAATAATAFSWNLASFALFRFLTGAGIGGEYAAINSTIQEFTPARVRGWTDLGINGTFWVGAALGAGGSLVLLDPRLFPGDLGWRACFFIGAALAFVIVFMRMWIPESPRWLLTHDRAHTARAIVEAIEARFRREGRSPTAEPVRTLRLARREHTPLREVFHALFVLHRRRSLVGLALMTAQAFFYNAIFFTYALVLTEFYGVPGNHVGWYLLPFAAGNFLGPIVLGHAFDAIGRRVMIAFTYAISGVLLAGSGYLFEQGWLSVSAQTAAWMVIFFFASAAASSAYLTVSESFPLEVRALAIAVFYAFGTAAGGIAGPALFGRLIDTHSRSAVFDGYLVGAALMLIAAAVAAIWGVDAERRPLEHVAAPLSALADDD
- a CDS encoding APC family permease, whose product is MKSSIQRNIGPFALMLTGLGSIIGSGWLFGAWKAAKIAGPAAICAWIIGAVVILAIALTYAELGAMFPESGGMVRYARYSHGALVGFISAWANWIAIVSVIPIEAEASIQYMSTWPYAWAHALYVGDSLTPTGVGLSAVLVIIYFMLNYWGVKVFARANTAITVFKFLIPALTIIGLFSGFHSENLGKTGEFAPYGWSAVFTAVATSGIVFSFNGFQSPVNLAGEARNPARSVPFAVIGSILVALVIYVLLQIAYIGAVNPADVARGWSHFDFASPFAELAIALNLNWLAIMLYVDAFVSPSGTGTTYMATTTRMIYAMERNNTMPKMFGNVHPFYGVPRNAMWFNLLVSFVFLFFFRGWGSLAAVISVATVISYLTGPISLMALRRAATDIERPLRLPLMGVIAPFAFVCASMVLYWAKWPLTGEIILLMVVALPVYFYFQGKSGWSGWGRDLKAAWWLVAYLPTMAVLSLIGSKQFGGMGVLPYGWDMGIVAAVSLIFYYWGVNTGYRTRYLDEREPEHDILEGVGV
- a CDS encoding TetR/AcrR family transcriptional regulator gives rise to the protein MMGRTTPGTDNAASRARQHTAGPQAQQALLRAADELFYREGVRAVGVDAVVERAGVNKMSLYRQFSSKDELVVAYLERASERFFERFETSLAKHPGDPVRQIAQYFEDLSARASVEGYRGCPFVNVSAEFPDAQHPARQCVARNKAELMSRLIALANAAGADDPLYLANAFALMIEGIYAASQTYGAGCGPIKSAPRLAAQLLAASCPGSGGSPLGATPGGAAHR